TCCCGTCAGCACGGTCCCGAGCTTCTCGAACTCCTGGGACGATCGTGAATAGGAATGCACCTTCACTTCGCCTTTCACGCCGAACACTTTTGCGATCACGCCTATCGCCAGCAGATGGGAACGGTCCTCATGGTTCGATTTCACAGCGACCTGCGCATTCAGAATGACGGCTGCATGCTGCCTCAAAGGCGCCGAGACACAACGGAGAAAAAAAAGGAGATCTTCTATTGACAGCCATTGCGCCTGGCACCTCAGTGGTTCGCCTGAACTTAGTCCACAACCTCGAGCATCGCCCGTTTGCCGTTCTTCGCGGCGACGGCGCTCAACAGCACCCGCATCGCCTGCGCCGTGCGCCCTTTGCGGCCGATGATTTTTCCGACGTCGGCCTCGCCGACTTTAAGCTTGAAGACCACCTTCCCATCCTTCTCCTCATCGCTGAGAGATACTGCGCCAGGGTTGTCGACAAGCTGCTTTGCGATGTATTCAATGAACTCTCGCATGTGCACCTCCAGTCAAGCTCCTCAAAAAAATTCCGAACACTGAAGCAGGCAGGCTGCAGGAGTGTTCGAATGTTCATCCCTACGTCGGAGAGACAAATGCTAGCGGGAAGAAACCGCCGCTACGGCTGTGCAGGGGCTGCCGGGGCCGGGGCTTCAGCGGGTTGGGCCGGAGCTTCCTGAGCGGCAGCTTTCTTTTTCTTCTTCGCGGCGTTGCGGCGGGCGTTCCGTTCATTTTCCTTCTGCAGTTTCAGCCCTTGCATCATCTGCCATTTCTCAAACTCGGCAGCGATCGTCGCATCGTCCGCTTTCTTCTTTTTCAAGCCCCATTTCAGCCACACACCCTTACGACTGAGCAGGTTTTTCACCGTATCGGTCGGCTGGGCTCCACGCTCAAGCCAGTGAAAAACGCGGTCTTCTTTTAGCGTGATCGTCATAGGATTGGTGGCCGGGTTATAGGCCCCCACAGCGTCGATGAACCGCCCGTCGCGCTTTGTGCGCGAATCCACCGCGACGATCTTGTACATGGGCTGCTTCTTCTTACCCATTCGTTGTAGCCTTAATTTTACTGCCAAAGATGATTCTCCTTTTTCTGTAAATATGAATAGATGCCGATTAATATGCAACTCAGTGGAATCGCTGCGCCATCATGCGCCCGAAATTCTTTCCTTTTGAGAAATTCTTCATCATTTTCTGCATCTCGAAAAACTGTTTGAGAAGCTTGTTCACTTCCTGCACCGAAGTCCCGCTCCCCGACGCGATACGCTTCCGACGCGATCCGTTGATAATGGCAGGATGCTGGCGCTCTTCCACCGTCATCGAGAGGATGATCGCTTCGACATACTTCATCTCCTTGTCGTCGACCTCGTTGATATTGCCCAGCTTGTTCGCCCCGGGGATCATCGAGAGAACCTGGCTCAGCGGCCCCATTTTTTTGACCTCCTGAAGCTGGCCGTAAAAATCTTCCAGCGTGAACTGCGCCTTGCGGATCTTCTGTTCGAGCTGCTCGGCCTTTTCCTTGTCGAAAGATTGCTGCGCTTTCTCGACGAGCGTCACGATGTCCCCCATGCCGAGGATCCGCGACGCCATTCGGTCGGGATAAAACTGCTCGAGCGCGTCAAGTTTTTCGCCGGTGCCGACGAACTTGATCGGCCTTTCAACCACAGAGCGGATCGACAGGGCAGCCCCGCCGCGCGTGTCGCCGTCGAGCTTCGTCAGCACCACGCCGTCGAAGTTAAGCCGGTCGTGGAATGCTTTCGCCGTGTTGACGGCATCCTGTCCGGTCATCGCATCCACCACGAAGAGGATCTCGTGCGGTTGGACGGATGTTTTGATGCTTTCGGCTTCGCGCATCATCTCTTCATCGACATGCAGCCGTCCGGCCGTGTCGATGATCACCGTGTCTCGTGCGTTCTTCCTCGCGTGGTCGATGCTGTTCTTCGCGATGTCGACCGCCGTATCCGTGCGGCTCGAGAAGACCGGCACCCCGATCTGTCCGCCCAATGCGATCAACTGATCAACGGCAGCGGGACGATAGACGTCCGCGGCGACGAGCAGCGGACTGCGCCCTTTCGACTTCAACAGGTTCGCGAGTTTCGCCGCGAACGTTGTCTTGCCCGAGCCCTGCAGCCCCGCGATCATGATCACCGACGGCGGCGTCTGGGAGATCGTGATGTCCCCCTTCGTTGAGCCCAACAAGGCCACCAGTTCGTCGCGGATGATCTTGACGATGAGCTGGCCCGGGGCAACGCTTCCGACGACCTCCTTGCCGAGCGACTTCTGTTGGACGTTGTCGATGAACTGTTTGACGACCTTGTAATTGACGTCCGCGTCGAGCAGCACTTTACGGACTTCGCGCAGCATCTCCGCGATGTTGGCCTCGGAGATCCTTCCTTCGCCGCGAAGGCGCTTAAGGACGGAATCTAATTTTTGCGTAAGGGTATCGAACACGGTAACGCAATTAAGAATTAAGAATGAAAAAGTAAAAATTAAGAATTGAAAACACCGATGAAAATCTCGTGTATCAACTCTTAATTTTTAATTGTTAATCTATGATCTTTCTCACCCTGCTTTTTTCAGCGCCTCTGCACCGCTGACGATTTCGAGCAGTTCTTTTGTGATGGATGCTTGGCGAGCCTTGTTGTAAGAAAGTTCAAGCGTGCTGATCATCTCTTTGGCGTTCGTCGACGCATTCTCCATCGCCGTCATGCGGGCTCCCTGCTCGGCGGCGTTCGATTCGAGCAGCACGCGCCACATCTGGAAATTCAGGTGCTTCGGCACCAGAGCAGAGACGATCTGGTCGCAGGACGGTTCATAAATATAGTCGACGAGCGAATGAGGCTTCTTCTCGCCCCCTTTTTCAACCGTCTCGGGGGGGATCGGGAGAAACAGCTCCATGGCAATCCGCTGCTGAGCCGCATTCTTAAACTCGTTGTACACGAGAACAACCTTATCGAATTTTCCGGCCGTGTAGCCGTCCACAATTTCCTTCACGATCGCCCGGGCGTTTCCGAAATTCAGGGAGTTGAAAATGCCTGTCTGTTTGAAAAGGATCTCGTAATTTCGTTTGCCGAAAAAGTCCGCCCCTTTCCGGCCGACGCAGAAGAGCTTCACTTTTCCCGCCGCGTACAGCTCTTTATAGTGAGTGTCGATATGGTTGACGGCCGCACGGATGATATTGGTGTTGAAGGCGCCGCACAGGCCGCGGTCCGCCGTGACGACCACGACGGCGACATTCTCCACAGGACGCTGAGCCAGGGCCGGATAATTGGTGACGTCCACTTTTCCCGATAGATGACGAAGCATCTCCGCCATCTTTCTCGCGTAAGGCCGGGCTTGAAGAATTGATTCCTGGGCGCGCCGCAGCTTTGCGGCGGCGACCATTTTCATCGCCTTGGTGATTTTCTGCGTGCTCTTAACTCCGGCGATCCGCCGGCGTATGTCTCGCAACGTTGCCATGACTACGCGGCCGCAGAGAAGGTGTCCATGAATTCTTTGGCGATCGTCTGGATGCGCTTCGTAATGTCGTCGGTCAGCTCCTTCTTTTCCGCGATAAGGTTGAGGAGGTCCTTATGGCGTGCTTCCATCATCTCGAGCAAATCGTGCTCAAACTGCAGCACTTTTTCGAGCGGCAGCTGGTCCAAGAAGCCGGACGTGCCGAGGTAGATGATGACCACCTGGTTTTCGACGGGCATCGGCACGTACTGCCGCTGTTTCAGCACTTCGACAAGGCGCGATCCGCGCAACAGCTGCGCCTGGGTCGATTTGTCGAGGTCGGAGCCGAACTTCGCGAACGCTTCGAGTTCGCGGTACTGCGCGAGGTCCAAACGGAGGCGGCCGGCGACTTTTTTCATCGCTTTGATCTGGGCATTCCCGCCGACACGCGAAACGGAAATACCGACGTTAATGGCCGGACGGACCCCCGAGTTGAACAGGTTCGGCTCGAGAAAGATCTGCCCGTCGGTGATGGAGATGACGTTTGTCGGGATGTATGCCGCAACGTCGCCGGCCTGGGTCTCGATGATCGGCAATGCCGTCAGGCTTCCGCCGCCGAGCTCGTCGCTCAGCTTCGATGCGCGCTCGAGGAGCCGGGAGTGAAGGTAGAAGACGTCGCCCGGAAACGCTTCGCGCCCCGGCGGGCGGCGGAGGAGGAGCGACACCTGCCGGTATGCGGCCGCATGTTTAGAAAGATCGTCGTACACCACCAGCACGTCCCGTCCGCTGTCGCGGAAGTATTCGCCGAGCGTCGCTCCGGAGTACGGTGCGATGAACTGCATGGGAGCCGGATCGCTGGCGGTCGCGGAGATCACGGCGGTGTACTCCATCGCTCCCTTTTCTTCGAGTTTGCCCACCACCTGCGCGATCGTCGATCCTTTCTGGCCGATCGCGACGTAGATACAATAGACCGGCTTGACTCCTTCCTTCTTCGCTTTTTCGGTATGCGTGTATTTCTGGTTGATGATCGTATCGAGTGCGACGGCCGTTTTGCCCGTCTGCCGGTCGCCGATGATCAGCTCGCGCTGACCGCGTCCGATCGGGATCATTCCATCGACGGCTTTCAGCCCGGTCTGCAGCGGCTGCTTCACCGGCTGCCGCTGGATAACGCCGAGGGCTTTTCTTTCCAGAGGGGAAAATTTGTCGGTCTTGATGGTGCCGCGGCCGTCGATCGGCTGGCCCAGCGGATTGATGACGCGTCCGAGCATCGCTTCGCCGACCGGCATCGAGGCGACACGCTTTGTCCGCTTCACCGTGTCCCCTTCGCTGATCTTCGTGTCGTCGCCGAAGAGAATGCAGCCGACGTTGTCCTCCTCGAGGTTCAGCACCATGCCGAACACATCGTTCGGAAATTCGATCAGCTCGCTCGCCATCACCTTCGACAAACCGTAGAGGCGCGCAATGCCGTCGCCGACCTGCAGCACCGTGCCGACGTCGTAAATATCGATCTCTTTTTCAAAACCGGAAAGCTGCTTCCGCAGCACGGCAGTTATTTCATCGGGTCGTACATCCGCCATTGTCGTGTCCTTGTTTGATTCAACATGCTAATTCTTTGATGCGGAGCCATTCTTCAGCCGGGATCTGAGCAGCTCAAGCTGACGGCTAATGCTTCCGTCGAGGGTCGTATCTCCGACTCTTGCAACAAACCCCCCTTTCAACACTTTATCGAGACTGAAGGAAACGCGCACCTTCTTTTGCGTGAACGATTCCAATTGCTGTACCAGCTTTTTTTCCTGGTCGCCGGAGAATTTCACCGCCGTCCGGACATCCACCGCAACGATGCCGAGCTGTTCATCCCGTAAAAGGAAATACTGCTCGAGCACTTCGGCAAGCACGTCCTCGCGCCGCTTCTCTATAATGGAGGCGAGATACTGCTGGACGACATCGCCGATCTTCTTGTTGAAAAGTTCGGCGACGACCGCTTTTTTCTTCTCTTTCGAGATGACGGGACTGACGAGAAGCGAGCGAAGCTCCCGCGAGGCTTTGATCGCCGTTTGGACCGTCATCAGATCGTCCGCGACCGCTTCGGGTTTCTTCGCCTCTCCGGTCAATGCCATGAGCGCGGAGGCGTACCGTTTTGCTACTCTGGTATTACTCATTAATTTTTCGGGAGCGTTTGGAGGACCTTATCGACGATCTTTTTCTGTCTTGGTTCGTCAAGCACTTCGTCGATGATCTTTTCAGCCGCGTTCACCGCAAGGTCGGCGACCTCGTTCTTCAACTGAAGAAGCGCCGTCTCCTTTTCGCGCTGAATATCGCCTTTCGCCTGTTCCATCATCGTTTTGGCGCCTGCCTGAGCCTTCGCAACGATTTCGTTCTTCATCTGTTCGGCCAGCTCGCGCCCCTCCTTTAAGATGCGCGACGTCTCTTCGTTCGCCCGCTTCATCGCTTCTTTATTCTGCTCGAGCAGGCGTTCGGATTCTTTTCGCGCTTCCTCGGCCTTGAGCAGCGCATCGCGAATGCCCTGTTCGCGGGCCTGCAGCGCACTCACCAGCGGCTTCCATGCAAACTTGCCGAGGATGAACAGAAGAATGATAAAGGTGATGATCGTCCAGAGGATGAGTCCCGGATTGATGTCTAACATATCGATCCTTGTAGAGTTTTACTTCGTTGCAAGAATGATGCAAATAGCGAGCGCAAAAAAAGTGACGCCTTCGATGAGCGCCGCGGCGATCAACATCGATGTACGCACTTGTCCCGCCACTTCCGGCTGGCGGCCGCTGGCTTCCATTGCCGCCGCTGCGAGTTTTCCGATTCCAAGACCCGCCCCAACGACGGTGATGGCGGCGCCGAACCCGGCTGCCAAGTATCCCCATTGTGTTGCAACGGCTTTCGCGACCTCAATTGGATTTGCTTCCATTATTTTTCTCCTGTATGTGTTGATGTTATCATAATAGTGTACGATAGTTTTTCAAAGGTTAATGCGCATGTTCTTCATGTGCCTCATGGTTTTCCGTCTCCATACCGAGCCCCATAAAAAGCGACGTCAGCATTGTAAAAATGTACGCCTGGAGGAATGCGACAAAAAGTTCAAGAAGATCTATTCCGAGCGTGAAAAGGACGGACGGTACCGAAACCGTGTATCCCAGCGCCGGAGATAATCTTCCAAACACAAAGATCAATCCAAGCAGCGAGACGATGACGATGTGCCCAGCGGTCATGTTCGCAAACAAACGCACGCACAATGCAAACGCTTTGGTGAAAGTTCCGAGAATCTCGATCGGGACCATGATGGGCCATAAGATCCAATGAACGCCGCCGGTGAAATGTGCGAAATAGTGGCCGAGCCCTTGCGCCCTGATGGCGGAGGCCTGAATCATGATATATGCGATGACCGCAAGCCCGGCGGTAACGCTGACGTTTCCCGTTGCCGATGCACCGTACGGGACGAGCCCGAATAAATTCATTAAAAGGATGAAGAAAAAGGTCGTCAGCAAATAGGGGAGGTATTTGATTCCCCCTTCGCCCATGTTCGGGATCGCGATCTCGTCGCGTACGAAGACGACGAAAATTTCCACGAGGTTGCCGAATCCGGTCGGCACGGTTTGCCGCCTGTTTTTCCGCGCGGCGGCCGCCAGCGCAATGATCAAGAGAACCGCGGCGAGCCACAAAAAAACGACATGCTTCGTGATCGACATATCGACGCCGAAAAAATGCAGATGGGGGAGGTCGAACCGGCCGAAGGGAGTCTCGATCTCGTGGGCATCCTGGACGTGGCGTAGGAGGTGCGTAAAAAGATTATCGCTCTCTTCGTGCGCGCCCGGAGCGGCAGCGGTGTCGGCGGCGGCGCGAGCGGCAGATTGAGCTTGAAAAAGTAACAACGATGCCACGATCTTATCCCTTGGATTTATTTCCCAATTTCTTTTGCATGAACAGCACTTCAAGAACCAAAAACGCGGTATAGAACACCATCAACGAGACAACCAGCGGCACCGTTTGAAACTGGAAAACCTTGATCAGGGCGACCAGCGCGGCGAGCATCGCCAGCATGCGCACCCCCATGCCGCCGAGGACCGCTTTCAGAAATACCGTGTACGATTTGTGTATCGAGTATTCAATCGCTGCGTAACCGGCCAGCACATTCGCAACGCTGATCGCTGCCCCCGCGATGCAGGCGCGGATGACTTCTGCCGAAGCGTAAGCAAGAAGCGGATACGCAGAGAGCAAAGCGCTCAGAACAACGATCACAGCGACATGACGCGGAAAAGCGGGATCAAACCTTCGTATGCTGCTTTCGTTCTGCATCTAGTACGTCTTGCTGTTGACCCAACTTCGTCGCCGAAGTTATGAATTTGATCATCCCTCCGACCCCGCCGATCGTCAACCCGCCGAGCATGAACCATGGCGAGGTGTTGAAGCGGCCGTCGATCCACTTCCCAAGAAAGAAAAAAACGACGATCGAAAGAGCGAGTTGTATCCCCAGCGTCAGAAACGGTCCGAAACCACGCAGTCCGTTCCGGTTCTCGCCGAACAGCTTTCCACTCTGCTGTTCCATTGCATCACGGAACTAATATTTCTGGATGTCGTGATTCGCAGCGCGCGCATCCGTCATCGAAATCTTGCCGTCGAAGACGGCTCCCTCGTCGATCACGAGACGCGCCGAACGGATGTCGCCCCGAACGACCGCCTTCCCCTCAAAAACAAGCTTGTCGACCGCAATGATGTTGCCGCGGATCTTGCCCCCCACGGTGACGTTCTTGCCGTTGATGTTCCCTTCGATTTCACCCGTCAATCCCACTGCG
Above is a genomic segment from Bacteroidota bacterium containing:
- a CDS encoding KH domain-containing protein, which gives rise to MREFIEYIAKQLVDNPGAVSLSDEEKDGKVVFKLKVGEADVGKIIGRKGRTAQAMRVLLSAVAAKNGKRAMLEVVD
- the rpsP gene encoding 30S ribosomal protein S16, yielding MAVKLRLQRMGKKKQPMYKIVAVDSRTKRDGRFIDAVGAYNPATNPMTITLKEDRVFHWLERGAQPTDTVKNLLSRKGVWLKWGLKKKKADDATIAAEFEKWQMMQGLKLQKENERNARRNAAKKKKKAAAQEAPAQPAEAPAPAAPAQP
- the ffh gene encoding signal recognition particle protein yields the protein MFDTLTQKLDSVLKRLRGEGRISEANIAEMLREVRKVLLDADVNYKVVKQFIDNVQQKSLGKEVVGSVAPGQLIVKIIRDELVALLGSTKGDITISQTPPSVIMIAGLQGSGKTTFAAKLANLLKSKGRSPLLVAADVYRPAAVDQLIALGGQIGVPVFSSRTDTAVDIAKNSIDHARKNARDTVIIDTAGRLHVDEEMMREAESIKTSVQPHEILFVVDAMTGQDAVNTAKAFHDRLNFDGVVLTKLDGDTRGGAALSIRSVVERPIKFVGTGEKLDALEQFYPDRMASRILGMGDIVTLVEKAQQSFDKEKAEQLEQKIRKAQFTLEDFYGQLQEVKKMGPLSQVLSMIPGANKLGNINEVDDKEMKYVEAIILSMTVEERQHPAIINGSRRKRIASGSGTSVQEVNKLLKQFFEMQKMMKNFSKGKNFGRMMAQRFH
- the atpG gene encoding ATP synthase F1 subunit gamma, yielding MATLRDIRRRIAGVKSTQKITKAMKMVAAAKLRRAQESILQARPYARKMAEMLRHLSGKVDVTNYPALAQRPVENVAVVVVTADRGLCGAFNTNIIRAAVNHIDTHYKELYAAGKVKLFCVGRKGADFFGKRNYEILFKQTGIFNSLNFGNARAIVKEIVDGYTAGKFDKVVLVYNEFKNAAQQRIAMELFLPIPPETVEKGGEKKPHSLVDYIYEPSCDQIVSALVPKHLNFQMWRVLLESNAAEQGARMTAMENASTNAKEMISTLELSYNKARQASITKELLEIVSGAEALKKAG
- the atpA gene encoding F0F1 ATP synthase subunit alpha, coding for MADVRPDEITAVLRKQLSGFEKEIDIYDVGTVLQVGDGIARLYGLSKVMASELIEFPNDVFGMVLNLEEDNVGCILFGDDTKISEGDTVKRTKRVASMPVGEAMLGRVINPLGQPIDGRGTIKTDKFSPLERKALGVIQRQPVKQPLQTGLKAVDGMIPIGRGQRELIIGDRQTGKTAVALDTIINQKYTHTEKAKKEGVKPVYCIYVAIGQKGSTIAQVVGKLEEKGAMEYTAVISATASDPAPMQFIAPYSGATLGEYFRDSGRDVLVVYDDLSKHAAAYRQVSLLLRRPPGREAFPGDVFYLHSRLLERASKLSDELGGGSLTALPIIETQAGDVAAYIPTNVISITDGQIFLEPNLFNSGVRPAINVGISVSRVGGNAQIKAMKKVAGRLRLDLAQYRELEAFAKFGSDLDKSTQAQLLRGSRLVEVLKQRQYVPMPVENQVVIIYLGTSGFLDQLPLEKVLQFEHDLLEMMEARHKDLLNLIAEKKELTDDITKRIQTIAKEFMDTFSAAA
- the atpH gene encoding ATP synthase F1 subunit delta encodes the protein MSNTRVAKRYASALMALTGEAKKPEAVADDLMTVQTAIKASRELRSLLVSPVISKEKKKAVVAELFNKKIGDVVQQYLASIIEKRREDVLAEVLEQYFLLRDEQLGIVAVDVRTAVKFSGDQEKKLVQQLESFTQKKVRVSFSLDKVLKGGFVARVGDTTLDGSISRQLELLRSRLKNGSASKN
- the atpF gene encoding F0F1 ATP synthase subunit B; protein product: MLDINPGLILWTIITFIILLFILGKFAWKPLVSALQAREQGIRDALLKAEEARKESERLLEQNKEAMKRANEETSRILKEGRELAEQMKNEIVAKAQAGAKTMMEQAKGDIQREKETALLQLKNEVADLAVNAAEKIIDEVLDEPRQKKIVDKVLQTLPKN
- the atpE gene encoding ATP synthase F0 subunit C, with amino-acid sequence MEANPIEVAKAVATQWGYLAAGFGAAITVVGAGLGIGKLAAAAMEASGRQPEVAGQVRTSMLIAAALIEGVTFFALAICIILATK
- the atpB gene encoding F0F1 ATP synthase subunit A; this translates as MASLLLFQAQSAARAAADTAAAPGAHEESDNLFTHLLRHVQDAHEIETPFGRFDLPHLHFFGVDMSITKHVVFLWLAAVLLIIALAAAARKNRRQTVPTGFGNLVEIFVVFVRDEIAIPNMGEGGIKYLPYLLTTFFFILLMNLFGLVPYGASATGNVSVTAGLAVIAYIMIQASAIRAQGLGHYFAHFTGGVHWILWPIMVPIEILGTFTKAFALCVRLFANMTAGHIVIVSLLGLIFVFGRLSPALGYTVSVPSVLFTLGIDLLELFVAFLQAYIFTMLTSLFMGLGMETENHEAHEEHAH
- a CDS encoding AtpZ/AtpI family protein — its product is MEQQSGKLFGENRNGLRGFGPFLTLGIQLALSIVVFFFLGKWIDGRFNTSPWFMLGGLTIGGVGGMIKFITSATKLGQQQDVLDAERKQHTKV
- a CDS encoding polymer-forming cytoskeletal protein, which translates into the protein MADKNAVKELNLIGSGTTVEGKIRTQGNIRIDGKMMGELHAAENVAVGLTGEIEGNINGKNVTVGGKIRGNIIAVDKLVFEGKAVVRGDIRSARLVIDEGAVFDGKISMTDARAANHDIQKY